ATGATGAATCTCACCGGCGACGGCACCGGCCTTGACATGGTGACGATGCCGCACGCCATGCGCGAGCAGGTGCCGACCTCGAACTTCTTCCAGCGTGGCGGCTACGAGCGCAACCCGGTCGCGATCCGCCACAATACGGTAGCGAAGCTGCTGGCAGTCACCGATGCGCGGATGGATAGCAACAGCAGCAATGCCGGCGCGAAGGAATTGGCCGGAGCGTTTTGAAGGGTGACGGTCGCCGGCCGCCGCGAGCCGGGCTCCAGAGCCGCCAGCACAGATTACCGCGGAGGGCGGCTGGCGCGGTGGCCAGATGCCAGAAGCCGCGTTGTAATTTGCCGATTCGGGGATAAGATTCAGGCAAGGAATCCGGTTGAACGTTGCCGGGGCGACGCTCATGTCTTGTCGAAGCCTCCTTTGCCTGATCCTCCTGGTCCTGTCCGTTCATTTCAGCTCGGCTAGCGCCGAAAGGCGCGTGGCGCTTGTCGTTGGAAACTCGGCGTACCAGAACGTCGGCAGCCTCGATAATCCGGCGAACGACGCGTCATTGATGGCTGAAACGCTGAGAGGACTCGGCTTCACATTGGTCGGTGACGGCGCGCAGCTCAATCTAGACAAGGCGGCGCTCGATGCCGCCGTGCAACGGTTCGGACGGCAGCTGCAATCCGCGGAAGTCGGGCTCTTCTATTATGCCGGACACGGCGTTCAGGTGCGTGGTTCGAATTATCTCGTTCCGGTGAACGCAAACCCGACGCGCGAGGCCGATGTCGACTTCCAGATGGTCGACATCAATGTCGTGCTGAACCAGATGCAGGGCTCAGGCACGCGTCTCAATCTGGTGATCTTGGATGCGTGCCGGAACAATCCGTTCGGTGGGCGAGGGCTTCGCGCTTCGGGAGGTGGTCTCGCGCAGATCCGTGCTCCGGAAGGATCATTGATTTCCTACGCGACGCAGCCGGGCAATGTTGCGCAGGACGGTGACGACGGGCACAGCCCCTACACAAGCGCGCTTGCAACCACGATCCGTCGCAGTGGCCTCGACATCTTCCAGACGTTCAACGAGGTGGGGCTGGCCGTGAAGCGGGCGACCGGTGGCGCACAGCAGCCCTGGGTCTCCTCGTCTCCGATCGATGGAAACTTCTACTTCGTGAGCCCACCCGCGACATCGGCTCCGTCGTCCGTGCCCCAGCAGGAAGCGCGGCTTTCCGAGCCGACCGACCCGTTGCGGCGCGATCTTCAGACCGAATGCGACCGTCTTGCTGCCAGCCCCCTGGATGCCCAACGGCCGCGCGGAATCGAGGGCATCGAACTTGGTCACATCGACATTGTGCCGGCCCTTGCGGCCTGTGATGCTGCGATGCGCGACTACCCGGACGTCGTCCGTTTTGCCTATCAGGCGGGTCGCATTGCCTGGCTGCAGAAGGATTTCGGGCGCGCCCGCGATCTCTTTGAAGGGGCAGCCAACAGGGGGAGTGTGGCCAGCGCGAATAATCTGGGCGCGCTCTACTACGAGGGAAACGGTGTTTCCAAGGACTATGCGCTTGCGCGTGGCTGGTTCGAGAAGGCCGCAAGCAGCGGCTTCCCGCGTGCGATGGCCAATCTGGGCAGGCTGTACCAATACGGTCAGGGCGCGCCGGTGGATCTGGTCGAGGCCCGCAAATGGTATCAGAAAGCTGCCGCGGCAAATGATGCGACAGGCCTCAACGCCCTCGGCTATCTCTATGACAAGGGTATAGGCGTCCCCAGGGACGTCACGCAGGCGCGTCGATGGTACGACAAGGCTGCGGCGGAAGGGTCGGCCTGGGCTCTGGTCAACATAGGCAACCAGTACCGCGACGGGCAGGGCGTCCCTCAGGATTTTGCTGAAGCGCGCAAATGGTACGAGAAGGCTGCAAATGCCGCCGAGCCCAACGCGATGGGCTTCAACAATATCGGTGCGATGTATTTCAACGGCCAGGGAACGGCCAAGGATCCCGTTGAAGCCAGCAAATGGTACGAGAAGGCGGCGGCCCTGGGTCTGCCGCTCGCGATGACCAACCTCGGTTACCTCTACCGGGACGGAAACGGCGTGCCCAAGGAATTGGGCGAGGCACGAAATTGGTTCGAGAAAGCAGCGGCTGCCGGCGATGCGACCGGAACGAATGCGCTCGGCTATCTCTATGAAAGAGGGATCGGTGTCGCGGTCGACTACGTCGAGGCGCGGAAATGGTATGAGAAGGCGGCGGCACTGGGCAACGCCAATGCGATGACCAATCTTGGCAACCAGTATCGCGACGGACACGGCGTTCAGATTGATTTCGGAGAAGCTCGCAAATGGTACGAGAAGGCCGCGAATGCGCCTGAGCCCAACGCGACCGCTCTCAACAATCTCGGCGTGCTGTATTTCAACGGCCAGGGAACGGCCAAGGATTTCGCCGAGGCCCGCAAATGGTACGCGAAAGCGGCTGCGCTCAACCTGCCGATTGCGATGGCGAATCTCGGCTACCTCTATCGGGACGGAAACGGCGTGACCAAGGATCTGGGCGAATCACGAAAGTGGTTCGAGAAAGCGGCGGCGGCGGGCGATCCGTCGGGAATGGCTGGGCTGGGCTATCTCCATGAGAAGGGACTGGGTGTCGCCGTCGACTATGACGAGGCGCGCAAATGGTTTGAGAAGGCGGCAGACCTGGGCAGCGGCAGCGCGATGGCCAATCTCGGCGATCTCTACCGCGAAGGGCATGGAGTTACAAAGGACCTTGGCGAGGCCCGCAAATGGTACGAGAAGGCCGCGGCTGCAGGACGGACCTATGCGATGGTCAATCTCGGGATGATGTACCAAAACGGCCTCGGCGTTTCCAAAGATCCCGCGCAAGCTCGCAAGTGGTTCGAAATGGCCGTCGCCGCAGGCGACGAGTCGGCAAAAGCATCGCTGAAAAAGCTGAACGCTGACGGGCGAGAGTAGCCGTCGTGCCCCGCTTTTGCATTCGCGGGTCATGGCTCCGAATATATGGCGCCGGCCTCGCCGGCTACCGATCCGGGCCGAACTTGAACCGCCCGTCGCTCTCGAGGTACGGGCCGGTGCGCATGTAGAGCTGGCCGTTCTGGCCGATGAAGAACAGCGTGCCCCGCGGCACCTTCTTCGCGCCCTTCAGGAGGTCGCCGGCGTTGCTGGTGCCCATCTTGTACGAGAAGGTCTTGCCTTCCCGGTCATAGGCATAACCCATGTCGGGCTTCAGCTCCCACGGCGTCGCGGCGGTCTGCGCGACCGCCGGCGCGGCGAGCGCCCCAAACATCGCCACGGCCATCAAGGCGTTCGTTGGAAATCCAGTCATCCTCATCCTCCCCATAACCACTTGGTCGCCGTTCCGAACAAATCACGAACGGTCTTTGCCGGTCAATACGTGCCTCGATCGTCAACGCACCACGTCCCGTCCAACGGGTCATCGTACCCAATCACATCCTGCCCTGCAGTTTGTGATTTTCCCTTCGTCCCCTCGCGACTATGTTCCGCTTTCCGTCTAGAACGCAATTCGACAAAGAGATTGGGTAGGGATGATTCGAATGAACCATGTCATAAAAATTTGCTTGTCCGCCGGATTGCTGGTGATGCTCGCGCCCGTTGCCCATGCCGACGATTACCAGCTCAGCCACAACCAGCGGATTTCCTGCAGCCGCGGCCTTGCCCCGGGCAAGCTGAACACCGCGACCTGCAAGTCCTACACCTATCTCTTCAACACCAAGACCTCGGAATATTTCCGTTGCCAAGTCTCGCTGGCACTGACCCGCGACAACAAGGAAGTGATCAACGTGCAGACCGACGGCGGCTGCACCAAGAAACCGCGTGTCTTCGAGACCGACGGCCACTATGATTTTGATGCGACCGAGACAGAGCCGCCGAACACCAACTCGTTCTTCGGCCCCGGCGGCTATTCGGTCTGGGCCGCCGACGTGACCACACAGAAGGTCCGCGGCTGCATCATCATCTCCTCCGGCCTCGGCTCCGACATCTCCAAATGCCTGGACATGACGTTCCAGTGACGGTGCGCTCCCTCCCCCGCTTGCGGGGGAGGGTTGGGGAGAGGATGTCTCAACAATGGGACAATCCCCAAGAGGGGATGGCCCTCCACCCGGCGCTTTGCGCCGACCTCTCCCGCAAGCGGGAGAGGTTAAATCGAGCCCAACGGCACGAGTGACAGACCCTCACGCGAGCTCGCTCACATCTGCTGCGCCATGTCGACGCACCTTCCGAAGTTCCCTTAAATTCCTGTCGAAACGGCTGTTTCGCGCAGCCCTGTTTTGCCTTTTGGATGGGTTGACCCGCTCCCCTCGTCCGGCCAATTTCGTGGCCGGTTTGGGGAGAGAAAAATCATGAAATTGAAGTTGATCGGCGCAGCCTCGGCTCTTGCTCTGGTGGCGTCGGTGTCGTGTGCGCAGGCACAATCGTTCATCAACGTGCTGACCGGTGGTACCTCCGGCGTCTACTATCCGCTCGGGGTCGCGATCGGAAAAATCTACAGCGACAGGATTCCGAACGTGAAGACGCAGGTGCAGGCCACCAAGGCGTCGGTCGAGAATCTCATCCTCTTGCAGCAGGGCCGCGGCGAGCTGGCGTTCACGCTCGGCGATTCCCTCAAGGCGGCTTGGGACGGCGAGGAGGAGGCCGGCTTCAAGACC
This genomic interval from Bradyrhizobium sp. CB82 contains the following:
- a CDS encoding SEL1-like repeat protein, with the translated sequence MRDYPDVVRFAYQAGRIAWLQKDFGRARDLFEGAANRGSVASANNLGALYYEGNGVSKDYALARGWFEKAASSGFPRAMANLGRLYQYGQGAPVDLVEARKWYQKAAAANDATGLNALGYLYDKGIGVPRDVTQARRWYDKAAAEGSAWALVNIGNQYRDGQGVPQDFAEARKWYEKAANAAEPNAMGFNNIGAMYFNGQGTAKDPVEASKWYEKAAALGLPLAMTNLGYLYRDGNGVPKELGEARNWFEKAAAAGDATGTNALGYLYERGIGVAVDYVEARKWYEKAAALGNANAMTNLGNQYRDGHGVQIDFGEARKWYEKAANAPEPNATALNNLGVLYFNGQGTAKDFAEARKWYAKAAALNLPIAMANLGYLYRDGNGVTKDLGESRKWFEKAAAAGDPSGMAGLGYLHEKGLGVAVDYDEARKWFEKAADLGSGSAMANLGDLYREGHGVTKDLGEARKWYEKAAAAGRTYAMVNLGMMYQNGLGVSKDPAQARKWFEMAVAAGDESAKASLKKLNADGRE